Proteins from one Argopecten irradians isolate NY chromosome 15, Ai_NY, whole genome shotgun sequence genomic window:
- the LOC138308929 gene encoding uncharacterized protein gives MSSNKQEKKFKEVFLKADRNGDGNVSPGELKVLVTREFGSDMSDKEIAEMFVDFDKDGDKSITWDEFREAMMKKPRRDAFEKMFRDMDKDCSNTLTREEVSTIMKQAGIQDNEIAAMFAKVDSNKDGIISFEEFMAMV, from the exons ATGTCTTCCAACAAGCAAGAGAAAAAGTTTAAGGAAGTTTTCCTTAAAGCAGATCGCAATGGTGATGGGAACGTGTCACCAGGGGAGCTGAAGGTTCTGGTCACCAGGGAATTCGGGTCTGACATGTCCGATAAGGAAATCGCG GAAATGTTTGTCGATTTTGACAAAGATGGCGACAAATCTATTACGTGGGACGAATTTAGAGAAGCAATGATGAAGAAACCTAGAAG AGATGCTTTCGAAAAAATGTTTAGAGATATGGACAAGGATTGTAGTAACACTTTAACCAGGGAGGAGGTATCCACCATCATGAAACAAGCAGGAATTCAAGATAACGAGATCGCCGCCATGTTTGCCAAAGTAGATAGCAACAAGGATGGTATCATCTCGTTTGAGGAGTTCATGGCCATGGTATAA